TTATCTGGATCAGGAACGGGAACCGCCGATAACAATGATTCTGTATAAGGATGGAGAGGACAATTGTAGAGGTCATCTGCTGGAGCAATTTCTAAAAGCCTTCCTCCATTCATAACCCCAATTCGATCACTAATGTATTTTACCATCGACAAATCATGCGCAATAAATAAATAGGTTAACTTACGTTCCTTCTTCAATTTCTTCATTAGATTAACAATCTGCGCTTGTATCGAAACATCCAAGGCAGAGATCGCTTCATCTGCAACGATAAAGGATGGACTAACAGCTAACGCACGGGCAATCCCAACTCGTTGACACTGCCCACCGGAAAACTCACGAGGGTAGCGCGTCGCATACTCTGGATTTAAACCGACTAACTCCAAGAGTTCATAAACCTTTGCTTCTTTTTCAGCTTGTGTTTGGGTCAAACCATGTACTTCCAAACCTCCACCTATGATTTCCATCACCGTTTTTTTAGGATTTAAAGATGCATACGGATCTTGAAAGACCATTTGAACTGACTTACGGAATGCTTGTAAATCCTTCCGTTTTTTTACGTGGCTGATATCCTTCCCATCAAAGGTAATTTCACCAGAGGTAGCCTCTTGTAGTTTTGTAATGAGTTTTCCTGTTGTGGATTTACCTGATCCAGACTCACCTACTAAGCCAAATGTTTCCCCTTCGTAGATAAAGAAGGAGAGATCTTGAACCGCTCGAACCTCATTTGCTTTTCCCTCATTAAAATATTGATTGAGTCGCTTTACTTCTAATAGCTTCTTGCGCTTTTGAGTCATCCCTCTTCCCTCCTTTTCATCTTTCCTTTAAAACGATCTCTACGACGAACAATCTCTGCAGGTGGCATTACATCAGGTGCATCCGGATGCAACAGCCAACTTGCCGCATAATGTGTTTTCGAAATCGGGAAAATAGGTGGTTCTTTTTTAAAATCAATAGCCAAAGCATATACGTTTCGTTCAGCAAAAGCATCTCCTACTGGTGGACGCAACATATTGGGCGGTGTTCCTGGGATAGAATAAAGGGATTGACCAACTTGATCCAACGTAGGCATAGAGGCTAATAGCCCCCACGTATAGGGATGTTGTGGATTATAAAATATCTCATCCACTGTTCCCCACTCTACTATTTTCCCGGCATACATGACAACCACACGGTCCGCCATGTTGGCTACCACACCTAGATCATGCGTAATAAAAATAATAGCCGTATCAATTTTATCTTTTAGTTCATTCATTAGTTCTAAAATTTGCGCTTGAATGGTAACATCCAGCGCGGTTGTTGGCTCATCTGCAATTAATATTTTGGGCTTGCAAGCAAGGGCAATGGCAATCATCACCCGTTGTCGCATTCCACCTGAAAATTGATGGGGATAATGCTTCATCCGATTCTCAACGTCTTTGACGCCTACCATTTCCAAAAGCTCTTGGGCTTGTGCCATCGCTTCTTTTTGGCTCGTTTCTTGATGTTGCACAATGGATTCTGCAATTTGCTTGCCTACCGTCATAGTTGGGTTTAACGATGTCATCGGATCTTGGAAGATGGTCGCAATCTCTTTACCACGAATATCTTGCATGGCAACATCACTTAACTTCAATAAGTCCTGACCTAAATAAAGAATTTCACCTTTTTTTATCATCGTATTATTCTTTGCTAACAAACCTAAAATTGCTTGCGTTGAAACTGATTTCCCTGAACCAGATTCACCTACAATCGCTAGTGTTTCTCCTTTGTATAAGTCAAAATTCACACCTCTAACTGCATGAACCTCTCCTGCGTACGTTCGAAAAGATATTTCTAAATTTTTAACTTCCAATAGTTTCTTTTGCATGTTTTCACCCCTCTCTAAAGTCTAAACACCAAATGCAGTCAGTAATGTTACCATATGTGCGATATTTTGATAAAAATCATTTAAACGAATATTTTCATTTGGAGCATGCGCTCCTGAATTAGCCCAACCTGCTCCTACACCAGCAATAGGTAGTTGCAAGTATTTTTCAAATAGTTCGCTAGGCCCAGTTCCAGCCATACTTGGTGAAACAACCACAGGATTCGCTTCTCCATAAACACTTTGAGCTGTTTGGACTACCATATCTATAAATGGATCATCTAAATCCGTTCGCTGTGCTCCTTCTGCTCCAACCATCGTTAAGGAAATATCAGAAAAACCATTCGCATCCAAATGGCGACGGATGCTATCGTGAATATGGGTTGGGTCTTGACCAGGAACTAAACGACAATCTAGTTTTGCTTTTGCCATTTTAGGTAGGACGGTCTTGATTCCCGGTCCTGTATACCCACTTGAAAAGCCACATACGGTCATGGTTGGATAAAAAGCTAACGCTTCGCTCTCGGTTACAGGTCCTCCTTCTGTAATCAACTTCCCAGTGAGTCCATATTGCTCTTTAACTTTTTCTGCATCAAAGGGTTGATTGGCAGCTGCTTCTTTATCTTTTTCAGACAAAGGGGTAACTCCATCGTAAAACCCTTCTACAAGAATGTCGTTGTCAATATTTTTCATTGATTCTAAGGCATGAATCATTCGCCATACTGGATTGTCGATAATAGCCGCCATCGAGGAATGAATATCAATGTTAGCCGTTGTTACTTCCAAATCAAAATAGGCGATTCCTTTCATTCCGGCACTGACTACATAGTTTTCATATTTATCTTTTGATCCTGCTTCCCAAATACAAGCATCTGCTTTGAAAAGATCTGTATATTTTTCAATGTACGGATCTAAGTTAGGACTGCCGATTTCTTCTTCTCCTTCTATTAAGAATTTCACGTTACAAGGGAATCCACCCGATTCTTTTAAAATGGATAAAGCATTTAGGCGTGCCATAAAGTTGGCTTTATTATCAGACACACCACGTGCATAGAGAATACCATCCAAAACAGTAGGTTCGAAAGGTTCCGTTTTCCATTCATCTAATGGATCTGACGGTTGGACATCGTAGTGATTGTAGAAAAGAAGAGTTTTATTAGGATTCCCTCCCTCTGAAGCTTGGAAATACCCATAAACAACAGGGTGTCCACCTAAGTCATCCAGAATTTGTACTTCTCCACCTACTTCTTCAATCAATGATTGAACGTAGGCAACTGTTTCAGGAATTTGTCTTTTTTCTGTTGAAACGGATTCGAGGCGTAAGTAATCCTCGAAAGACGCCATTCTTTTATCAGCCATCTCTTTTGCTTTTGCTACTAATTGATTTGTTTGGGAAACTGTCATTTTCTTACCTCCACTTTTTTATTTCAATGTCCATGTATGAACGTCATACAAGGAACCACCCCAGTACTCTTTCATCCCGCCATCTAGAACATCATGTTGAATGAAAACATCATGTTGGGAATAAAGGGGTAAGATTGGTGCTTGCTCTTGCATCTTCACTTGAAACTCATCATAGATTTCTTTTCGTTTGGCACTATCGGTCTCTGCTTTACCTGCATCCAGTAAGGCATCCAATTCTGTACTGGAAACAGCAGCGTAGTTAGAGGAACCGGTCGTTCCAAAATAAGTTGTCAAGTCTGGATCAACTGAAACAACAATTCCACCTAGATAAATATCATATTCAGCAGCACGAGCTTTTTCTAAAGTTGTTGGGAAGTCATACGTTACTTGCTCCACTGTAAAGCCGACTGCTTCCAAATCTTGTTCAATCAAGTTAGCGGATTGTTCTCGTACTTTATTTCCAGTCGGAACCATGATTTCAATCGGTCTTGATAGATCATAATCTGATTTTTCGATATAGTCTTTTGCTTTCTCTGGATCATAGGCTAACGGATCTAGTGATTCATTCTGATAAGGACTTGCAGAGGTATAAGGGGCAGCAATTACTTCTGCATTTCCTTTAAGCAAGTTATCTACAATCATATCGCGATTAACCGCATGCGACATTGCCAAACGAATGTTTTGATCCAAACGAGTGTTATTGAAATAAGCAAATTGAGCGGTCCAAGCCGGTTGCGTTTTAACCGTTACACCATCTACACTTTCAACCATATCAATATCGGAAATAGATATTTCACCGATACCTCCACCGGCATTCATCGTTACACCACCC
The Jeotgalibaca sp. MA1X17-3 genome window above contains:
- a CDS encoding ABC transporter ATP-binding protein, whose amino-acid sequence is MQKKLLEVKNLEISFRTYAGEVHAVRGVNFDLYKGETLAIVGESGSGKSVSTQAILGLLAKNNTMIKKGEILYLGQDLLKLSDVAMQDIRGKEIATIFQDPMTSLNPTMTVGKQIAESIVQHQETSQKEAMAQAQELLEMVGVKDVENRMKHYPHQFSGGMRQRVMIAIALACKPKILIADEPTTALDVTIQAQILELMNELKDKIDTAIIFITHDLGVVANMADRVVVMYAGKIVEWGTVDEIFYNPQHPYTWGLLASMPTLDQVGQSLYSIPGTPPNMLRPPVGDAFAERNVYALAIDFKKEPPIFPISKTHYAASWLLHPDAPDVMPPAEIVRRRDRFKGKMKRREEG
- a CDS encoding M20/M25/M40 family metallo-hydrolase; translated protein: MTVSQTNQLVAKAKEMADKRMASFEDYLRLESVSTEKRQIPETVAYVQSLIEEVGGEVQILDDLGGHPVVYGYFQASEGGNPNKTLLFYNHYDVQPSDPLDEWKTEPFEPTVLDGILYARGVSDNKANFMARLNALSILKESGGFPCNVKFLIEGEEEIGSPNLDPYIEKYTDLFKADACIWEAGSKDKYENYVVSAGMKGIAYFDLEVTTANIDIHSSMAAIIDNPVWRMIHALESMKNIDNDILVEGFYDGVTPLSEKDKEAAANQPFDAEKVKEQYGLTGKLITEGGPVTESEALAFYPTMTVCGFSSGYTGPGIKTVLPKMAKAKLDCRLVPGQDPTHIHDSIRRHLDANGFSDISLTMVGAEGAQRTDLDDPFIDMVVQTAQSVYGEANPVVVSPSMAGTGPSELFEKYLQLPIAGVGAGWANSGAHAPNENIRLNDFYQNIAHMVTLLTAFGV
- a CDS encoding ABC transporter ATP-binding protein — translated: MTQKRKKLLEVKRLNQYFNEGKANEVRAVQDLSFFIYEGETFGLVGESGSGKSTTGKLITKLQEATSGEITFDGKDISHVKKRKDLQAFRKSVQMVFQDPYASLNPKKTVMEIIGGGLEVHGLTQTQAEKEAKVYELLELVGLNPEYATRYPREFSGGQCQRVGIARALAVSPSFIVADEAISALDVSIQAQIVNLMKKLKKERKLTYLFIAHDLSMVKYISDRIGVMNGGRLLEIAPADDLYNCPLHPYTESLLSAVPVPDPDKERQRKRIGYDETFHQYANDSEVALYEVAPEHYVYCSKQEIPFLRKKHERAMDQVEQNNTYEKAGVSWNVQQ